GTTCTCAGCCATGACTGTCCTTCACTTCCGTGGCATTTCCGCGGCCGGCTTTACGTCCATCGCCTGCAGCGGAATCAGCCCGCTCGGTTCCGCTGACGCCAGCCGGTACGCTTCCATGGTGATGGTGTTGGCCGGGCAGCGCAGCGCGCACAAACCGCAGCGGATACAGCGGGTCTCATCCTTGATCATTGCCGATCCGCCGATCACGCCCAGTTCCTCGGCGGCAATGTCGTTCAACTCGACGCCAAAAACCTGCGCGTTGTCGCGGAGCATCTCCAGGGCGCCGGGCTCAAAACCAATCCGGTCGAGCGACACCAGGCTGAGGCAGTTCTCCGGACAAACATCGACGCAGCCGCCACACAGCACGCACTCGGTGCCGTCTTCCGCATTGCCATCGAAAACGGTATTGATCCAGCAGCGTAGGCAGCGGCGCGCCTCGGCCATCGCCGATTCTTCATCGAAGCCAATCTCGACTTCGGTCACGCCGGTGCGGCGCTCCAGCGGCAGCATGGGCACGGCCTGGCGGGGGATGTCCATGAAGTCGGCGAACATGCGGTGACGGTCGAGGATGCTGACCTCGATCACCGGTTCGGGATGTTTGCGGCCGCGCAGAAATTCGTCAATCGCAATGGCCGCGCGCTTGCCGTCGCCCACGCTGTCGATGATCAGCCGGGGGCCGAAAACACAATCGCCGCCCGCGAAGACTCCGGAAGCACTGGTCATGAGCGTTTCGCGGTTGACCGCGATCAGCCCGCGCGGCGAGGTCTGCACGCCGTCTTCAGGGCGCAGGAAATCAAGGTTGGCGGATTGCCCGATCGCCATGATCAGGGTGTCGCACTCGAGTTGCTTTTCGCTGCCTTCCAGGAAAGCCGGGTTGAATCGTCCGCTCTGGTCGAAGACCCACTTGGTATCCAGCGTTTCCAGCCCGGCAACTTTGCCGTCCCGGCCCAGGATGCGTTTGGGGCCAAACCCCGGGTGCATCACGATGCCTTCCGACTCGGCTTCCTCGATCTCTTCCAGCGCAGCCGGCATCTCGTGGCGCTTTTCCAGGCACACGATATGCACTTCGTGCGCACCCATGCGCAGCGCCGACAGCGAGACGTCCACCATCTCGCGCGTCGCAACCGCTGCGATGTTGTCGTCGGACGGGACAATCTCACCCTCGACGTGCTGCTTCACCACTTCGCGCGCGGCGGAACGGGCGACGTCCATGGCGACATTGCCGCCGCCCACCACAATCACTTTTTTCCCGATCGTGAATTTGTAGCCCAGGTTCACGTTGAGCAGGAAATCAATGCCCTTGTGCACGCCGTCCAAATCCACGCCGGGGATGGAGAGATCGCGGCTGCGGTGCGCGCCCACCGCAATCAGCACCGCGTCGAAACCCTGGCGCCGCAAATCACTGACCGTGAAGTCGCGGCCCGCGGCATGATTCAGTTTCAAGGTGATGTCGCCGGTCTCCAGGATCTCGCGCACCTGCGCTTCCACCACGTCGCGCGGCAGCCGGTATTCTGGTATTCCGAGATACAGCATTCCGCCCGGTACCTGCGCCGCTTCCAGGATCGTGACCGAGTAGCCGAGCAGCGCCAGGTCGTGGGCGGCGGACAAGCCGACGGGTCCGCTTCCGATAATGGCAACCTTGAACCCGTTCGGTTCGGCGGCCACGGGCGCGTACTCGCTGCGATGCCGCGACTCAGGTCCGTAGCGCTCGGTGAGAAAGCGTTTCAGGGCGCGGATCGCAATCGGCTTGTCGATCTCGCCGCGCCGGCACGCGGTCTCGCACGGGTGCGCACAGACCCGGCCGCAGATGGAAGCCATCGGATTGGGGTCGCGGGCGACCTGGTACGCTTCGGCAAAACGACCTTCCGCAATCAGCGAGACGTAGCGCCCGGCGTTGGTATGCGCCGGGCACGCCATCATGCACGGGAAATTGGTGTTCAACCAATCCCGGTCAACTTTCTTGTCGCGGAAGCGCTTTTCCATGGTTGTCGTCGCGCCTCTGCCTGATTACTTCGTTACCGCCAGATCGGCCTTGGTGTCGCCTTTGACCGCAACCTGCTTGCTCCCCGGTTTCGTCCCTTCGTGCCAGGCCACCAGCTTGTAATCACCATCCGGCACTTCGGCGATCTTGTAATTGCCCTGTGCGTCGGTTTCCGCGTAATACGGGGTCGGGGTCACCACCACGTAACCGGACATTTCCGGGTGAACGTTGCAAAGCAGCGGCACTACGCCCGGCTTGTCGAACTTGAAGGACTTCTTCTCGCCCTTGGGCCAGGTTCCCAGGTTATGGCCCGCCTTCTTGTCCCCACTTACGTTGGGCCAGAACACGTTGTGTGCCACGGTGTCGCTGTTGAGGAAGTCCACCGTGGTTCCCACCGGAACGACCGCGACGTGGGGCTGGAACAACAATCCTTTCTGATCGATCAACACGTGCTTTTCCGGAGCGGGGAACGTCTTGCCGGCGATCGTATCCACGTAGACAACCGAGACGCCCGAGGCGCCGCTGACTTTGCCGCTCACCGTGCCTGCAAGAGCGACCGCGGTAACCATGAAAACTGCCAGAACAACTGCAACCATGCGTTTCATAAATGCCATTCCTCCAGAATTTTCTCAAAGGCGTGGCGCATACTTGCGCCACACCTTCGTCTTCAGTAAACGAACTCCAGCCCCGCCGTCGCAGTGTTGGTGCGGAACGGAGCGATAGTGACAGGTAATCCGGTGATCGGGTTGGTGCCGGCCGCGATCTGCTGGCGCGGACGGAACTGATATTCGAACGAAGCTTTGATATTGGCGTGGATCAGGAATTGTACGCCGGGCGTGAACCGGTTGCGCGTGTGTTGCGCGGGACCGAAGAAATTCACCGATTGGCCGAGCGCGCCGGCGGTGATCGATTCCTGCCCATTGGCAAAGTCGGCCCAGGAGTTCACGCCGTCATAGCGCATGATCAGCATCATCCAGGGCAGGGGCAGGTAGTCGGCTTGCAAGAATCCGCCGCTGAATGTAGCCGGCGTGCTGCGGACAAATCCAACCGGCACCGGCGACACACCGGTTTCCACCGGCAGCGGAATCAAGGCTCCCGTGGAGTCGAATGGGAGGAGGTTGTGATCACGCCCGTAGAGATACTGGCCGAAGAGGTTGAAGTTGCGGTAATTGAAATCGAAGTCGCCGCCGATCCTATAAAAAGGCTCGCGTGCGGTCAGCGCCACTGCAGCGCCGTTGGCATCGGCGCCGACGAATCGCTGCACTGAGCGGCCGTAATAATACAGGCTACCGACGGTGAGATAGGTGTGCGTGCGCGGCCCCATTGCTCCCGCCGCCTGGATTGCGCGCCGACTTTCGCGATCGCGTTCCAGGTTGAACCGGTAAGCCAGGCGTCCGTAGATGTCTTTGAAGTTTGCGTCGGAAATAAATCCCAAACCCCCGTTGTTCGCTCCGGTTGCGGACGGAACCAGCCCGCTGGCGTCAATCGTTTGCGATCCGGTGGCCTGGTTGACGAATGCCAGCGCCCAGAGATAGCCGCCATAGTGATGTCCGCCGCTGAACTCCACGCCCTGCGCCGCATTGGCCAACGCAAAGCCGCCGTTGTTGACGTTGTGCTGATTGACGTTGGCATTGATAGAACCGATCGCGCTCTGCCCGTAGATATCCCAGGGGCTGATGTTCCAACTCCGCGCTTGCGAGAACGGCAGTTCGAGTTCGAACTGCCCGACCCGCATGCTCAGGGCGTCCTTGGGCAGATGCAGGAAGCGCCCGATGTTGACGAATCGCAGGTAGCCGTCGCCCAGGCCTCCGTTTCCATTGGCGCCTGCGACGCTGATGTCGTCGTCCACCCAGAAGGCGATATCGCTGCCGAAATTACCTGCCGTAAAAATGCTGAACAGGCCGGGCTCGAAATCCGTCCGCGGTACGAACCCGGGGACGGCTGGCGAGGTCAAGCCTTGGACCGCAGCGAAGTTGCCGCGGTTCTTCCCTACCACCTGGAAAAAGTTGTTCATCCGCAGCCCGATCGGCGGCATGCCCGGGATCACCCCCGGCCATACCGTCTTCGGCCACAGTTCCTTCTGCGCCGGCGAGCCCAGCAGGACCGGCGGAACCTTAATGAAGGTTTCGTCATCGCTGGGAAACTTGAACCCCGCATCCTTGAACGCTTTACCGAAATCGTTCAGGTGCGGGAAGTTGTCGTGACAGGTGGTGCACGAAGTCTGGTACTTGCGCGCGAAGGCGGGAATGCCGTTTGCCTTCGGCGGCGTGACCAGCGCCGCAACTACGAGAACTGCAAACACGATCGCAAGAAGGAATGCCAAAGGTCCTTTGCGCATTGAGCGCCTCCATTTTTCGCGGTATGCCAGCTCGAACGTCGAACGGCTCCAAACGTCTGGAAACGATTGTTTTGTGGAATTCTTTTTCCCCACCAGCGTGCACAGTGTCGGGCGAGTAGCTCACTTCAGGCTGTGATAACCGTCACACCTTTG
This sequence is a window from Terriglobales bacterium. Protein-coding genes within it:
- a CDS encoding FAD-dependent oxidoreductase, translated to MEKRFRDKKVDRDWLNTNFPCMMACPAHTNAGRYVSLIAEGRFAEAYQVARDPNPMASICGRVCAHPCETACRRGEIDKPIAIRALKRFLTERYGPESRHRSEYAPVAAEPNGFKVAIIGSGPVGLSAAHDLALLGYSVTILEAAQVPGGMLYLGIPEYRLPRDVVEAQVREILETGDITLKLNHAAGRDFTVSDLRRQGFDAVLIAVGAHRSRDLSIPGVDLDGVHKGIDFLLNVNLGYKFTIGKKVIVVGGGNVAMDVARSAAREVVKQHVEGEIVPSDDNIAAVATREMVDVSLSALRMGAHEVHIVCLEKRHEMPAALEEIEEAESEGIVMHPGFGPKRILGRDGKVAGLETLDTKWVFDQSGRFNPAFLEGSEKQLECDTLIMAIGQSANLDFLRPEDGVQTSPRGLIAVNRETLMTSASGVFAGGDCVFGPRLIIDSVGDGKRAAIAIDEFLRGRKHPEPVIEVSILDRHRMFADFMDIPRQAVPMLPLERRTGVTEVEIGFDEESAMAEARRCLRCWINTVFDGNAEDGTECVLCGGCVDVCPENCLSLVSLDRIGFEPGALEMLRDNAQVFGVELNDIAAEELGVIGGSAMIKDETRCIRCGLCALRCPANTITMEAYRLASAEPSGLIPLQAMDVKPAAEMPRK
- a CDS encoding plastocyanin/azurin family copper-binding protein; protein product: MKRMVAVVLAVFMVTAVALAGTVSGKVSGASGVSVVYVDTIAGKTFPAPEKHVLIDQKGLLFQPHVAVVPVGTTVDFLNSDTVAHNVFWPNVSGDKKAGHNLGTWPKGEKKSFKFDKPGVVPLLCNVHPEMSGYVVVTPTPYYAETDAQGNYKIAEVPDGDYKLVAWHEGTKPGSKQVAVKGDTKADLAVTK